In Methanobacteriales archaeon HGW-Methanobacteriales-1, the following are encoded in one genomic region:
- a CDS encoding 3-isopropylmalate dehydratase, with protein MEGNVWKFGDDIDTDIIIPGRYLVVIDPKELAKHVMEGLDPDFHNKVNEGDFILGGRNFGCGSSREHAPLAFKGAGISAVIAESFARIFYRNSINVGIPLLEAPGISKHLETGDKIEVDMDKGVIRKVETGEEYKFQKLPEFMLEILDKGGLISYVKEQME; from the coding sequence ATGGAAGGAAACGTATGGAAGTTCGGAGATGATATTGATACGGATATCATAATTCCTGGACGTTATTTAGTAGTTATAGATCCTAAAGAACTTGCAAAGCATGTTATGGAAGGTTTAGACCCTGATTTCCACAATAAAGTTAATGAAGGAGATTTCATATTAGGTGGAAGGAATTTTGGATGTGGTTCATCTCGCGAACACGCCCCACTAGCTTTCAAAGGTGCTGGAATCTCAGCAGTTATTGCAGAATCCTTTGCCAGAATTTTCTACAGAAACTCTATAAATGTAGGAATTCCACTTTTAGAAGCTCCAGGAATATCTAAACATTTAGAAACTGGAGACAAAATCGAAGTGGATATGGACAAAGGAGTTATTCGCAAGGTAGAAACTGGAGAAGAATATAAATTCCAAAAATTGCCTGAATTCATGCTAGAAATTCTTGATAAAGGTGGTTTAATCTCTTATGTTAAAGAACAAATGGAATAA
- a CDS encoding 3-isopropylmalate dehydratase large subunit (catalyzes the isomerization between 2-isopropylmalate and 3-isopropylmalate in leucine biosynthesis), which produces MSMTMAEKILAKSAGKKESEAGEIVMANIDVAMTHDLTGPLSVESFEKIGAPEVWDPEKIVIVFDHQVPADSLDAANNHLVMRQFVKEQKIKNFYDVREGVCHQVLPEKGHIVPGEVVVGTDSHTCTHGALGAFSTGIGSTDMAMVFSTGQLWFKVPETIRFEIEGSLGNYISAKDVVLNIIGQIGADGATYKACEFAGNTVKEMNVSDRMVLCNMAIEMGGKTGLVEPDEKTLQYVNARSNKSYEVMKTDLDAPSLETMHIDVNELEPQIACPHHVDNVKPVSDVDGIEIDQVFLGSCTNGRISDLRDAAKILKGKQVADSVRMLVIPASREVYTKALDEGLMNTFVDAGALVTNPCCGPCLGGHVGLIGPGEVSLSTSNRNFRGRQGSPEGEVYLSSASVAAASAITGKITDPRNIKF; this is translated from the coding sequence ATGTCCATGACCATGGCAGAGAAAATACTGGCCAAATCCGCCGGTAAAAAAGAATCAGAAGCTGGAGAAATTGTTATGGCCAACATTGACGTGGCCATGACACACGACCTCACTGGACCATTATCAGTAGAGTCTTTTGAAAAAATAGGGGCCCCTGAGGTGTGGGATCCTGAAAAAATAGTTATAGTTTTCGATCATCAAGTCCCTGCAGATTCCCTAGATGCAGCCAATAATCACTTGGTAATGCGCCAGTTTGTAAAAGAGCAGAAAATAAAAAATTTTTACGATGTTCGGGAAGGAGTATGCCATCAAGTGCTACCTGAAAAAGGACATATAGTTCCTGGTGAAGTAGTTGTGGGAACTGATTCCCATACATGTACTCATGGAGCACTAGGAGCATTTTCTACAGGAATAGGATCAACAGATATGGCTATGGTATTTTCCACTGGCCAGCTATGGTTTAAGGTTCCAGAAACCATTCGATTTGAAATAGAAGGATCTCTCGGAAATTATATTTCTGCCAAAGATGTGGTATTAAACATCATCGGTCAAATTGGAGCTGATGGGGCCACTTACAAGGCCTGTGAATTTGCAGGAAACACTGTTAAAGAGATGAATGTGTCTGACAGAATGGTTCTCTGTAACATGGCCATTGAAATGGGTGGAAAGACTGGATTAGTTGAACCTGATGAAAAAACCCTGCAATATGTCAATGCCCGATCTAATAAAAGCTACGAAGTTATGAAAACTGATTTAGATGCTCCATCTCTAGAAACAATGCACATTGACGTGAATGAACTGGAGCCTCAAATTGCCTGTCCTCATCACGTAGATAATGTAAAACCAGTTAGTGATGTAGATGGAATTGAAATAGACCAAGTATTCCTGGGTTCCTGTACTAATGGCCGTATAAGTGATTTAAGGGATGCTGCAAAAATATTAAAAGGAAAACAGGTGGCAGATAGCGTTCGAATGCTAGTAATACCTGCTTCCAGAGAAGTTTATACCAAAGCCTTAGATGAAGGACTTATGAATACCTTTGTAGATGCCGGTGCACTGGTGACCAATCCCTGCTGTGGTCCTTGTTTAGGAGGCCATGTAGGACTTATAGGGCCTGGAGAAGTCAGTTTATCTACTTCTAACCGAAATTTCAGAGGTCGACAAGGAAGTCCTGAAGGAGAAGTTTACTTATCTTCTGCGTCTGTGGCTGCAGCCTCTGCAATTACTGGAAAGATTACTGATCCTAGAAATATTAAATTTTAA
- a CDS encoding replication protein A, translating into MNEEIMQEYQKIEDKLSEAEFLKKMDEMKKDYEDVSFMNDIDIARMIVGQFISEKNTPLSEKKEHSMDKISKMEEGADKLKIKGRVMRVSNPKPFTSRKGKNGKVANVILADETEEVRVVFWTENIKLLKNIKEGDVIEIDKVAVRDGYRGRKEIHLQPRSTLEKIESEDNLPDYSEEITAIGSIEEDNEVNIIARIIRLPGIRTFDKDGKEGKVASLELQDETGKISYTLWNKDTDLIEELHLQEGDSVKILGAQSRKRNDEISLTHPWVGRIIKGDYEVPEAEENVLKIGDAHEVKDVTVMGLVTKVQDPITFERSNGKSGSVKSIEIIDDTGSIRVTLWNDDTNLEINKGDIVKITGGNAEFDEYSPSGYRLNTNWNTSIVINPESDGNLREVLQEYKKHLEPVKIGTISEMEDDGEEIDIVGRVVSISEAREFQREDGTSGLVRSADIADESGAVKISLWDEKAHTNLKLGEALRIENARTKLGLYSVDLSVGKTARVMNPLPEDLEGLPSLEELEEMIYTTKKIDDLEEDDRNVRIIARVIDLYDPNEFQRSDGSPGIVRSMEIGDDTGAIRVSLWDEKAEIPITIGDAMRIENPRVTFRNDNLELSIGRNTQMVKAKDKDLEGLATFEELEEMIYQSRNIEDLDEEDRNIKVSGEITDAFGGRVLSYRCPNCNNRLESVEEEYVCDFCGETAEEPKYLLMLPARIADDTGEIRVTFFGKQAERLLGMTTPEVADIIAKSADEGALEDKVEDLNGLHITVIGDAKFDEYNEEIRLNPKKILEFEL; encoded by the coding sequence ATGAATGAGGAAATAATGCAGGAATATCAGAAAATTGAAGATAAATTATCTGAAGCAGAGTTCCTGAAAAAAATGGACGAAATGAAAAAGGACTATGAAGATGTAAGCTTTATGAATGATATTGATATTGCGCGCATGATTGTAGGGCAGTTCATTAGTGAAAAAAATACTCCATTATCCGAAAAAAAAGAACATAGTATGGATAAAATTTCAAAAATGGAGGAAGGGGCAGATAAATTAAAAATTAAAGGTCGTGTAATGCGAGTTTCTAATCCAAAACCTTTTACCAGCCGTAAAGGAAAAAACGGCAAAGTGGCCAATGTGATTTTGGCTGATGAAACAGAAGAGGTAAGGGTTGTTTTCTGGACTGAAAACATAAAACTCCTTAAAAATATAAAAGAAGGAGATGTAATTGAGATTGATAAGGTGGCAGTAAGAGATGGTTACCGGGGAAGAAAAGAAATTCATCTTCAGCCTAGATCCACTCTGGAAAAAATAGAATCTGAAGATAATTTACCTGATTACAGTGAAGAAATTACTGCAATAGGCTCTATTGAAGAAGATAATGAAGTTAATATAATTGCTAGAATAATAAGGCTTCCCGGCATAAGAACCTTTGATAAAGATGGTAAAGAAGGAAAGGTAGCTTCTCTAGAACTTCAGGATGAAACTGGAAAGATTAGCTATACTCTTTGGAATAAAGATACTGATTTAATCGAGGAACTACATCTTCAGGAAGGAGATTCTGTAAAAATATTAGGTGCTCAAAGCCGTAAGCGGAATGATGAAATTTCTCTAACACATCCTTGGGTGGGACGGATAATAAAAGGAGATTATGAAGTTCCTGAAGCCGAAGAAAATGTTTTAAAAATAGGAGACGCCCACGAAGTAAAAGATGTAACTGTGATGGGCCTAGTAACTAAAGTACAGGATCCTATAACCTTTGAACGATCTAATGGTAAATCTGGATCAGTAAAATCAATAGAAATTATTGATGATACCGGTTCCATCCGGGTAACTCTTTGGAATGATGATACTAACTTGGAAATTAATAAAGGAGATATAGTAAAAATTACTGGCGGAAACGCTGAATTTGATGAATATTCTCCTTCAGGATATCGTTTGAATACTAATTGGAATACTAGTATTGTTATTAATCCTGAATCTGATGGAAATCTACGAGAAGTTCTTCAAGAGTATAAAAAACATTTGGAACCGGTTAAAATTGGAACCATAAGTGAAATGGAAGATGATGGGGAGGAAATAGATATTGTAGGTCGTGTGGTATCTATTAGTGAAGCTCGAGAATTCCAGAGAGAAGACGGAACTTCGGGATTAGTACGTTCTGCAGATATTGCCGACGAGAGTGGCGCGGTTAAGATTTCACTTTGGGATGAAAAGGCCCATACTAACTTGAAATTAGGTGAAGCTCTTAGAATAGAAAATGCTAGAACCAAATTAGGACTTTATAGTGTGGATCTCAGTGTGGGAAAAACTGCTAGAGTAATGAATCCTCTGCCTGAAGATTTAGAGGGCTTACCTTCATTGGAAGAATTGGAAGAAATGATTTACACTACTAAAAAAATTGATGATCTGGAAGAAGATGATCGTAATGTGCGAATCATAGCTAGGGTCATTGATTTATATGATCCTAATGAATTCCAACGAAGTGATGGCAGCCCTGGAATCGTTCGATCCATGGAAATTGGGGATGATACTGGTGCTATTAGAGTATCACTGTGGGATGAAAAAGCAGAAATTCCAATAACCATTGGGGATGCTATGCGTATAGAAAATCCTAGAGTGACTTTCCGTAATGACAATCTGGAACTGAGTATTGGCAGAAACACCCAAATGGTTAAAGCTAAAGATAAAGACTTAGAGGGCCTGGCCACATTTGAAGAACTGGAAGAGATGATTTATCAGTCCCGAAATATTGAGGATCTGGATGAGGAAGATAGAAACATCAAAGTTTCTGGAGAAATCACAGATGCCTTTGGCGGTCGAGTATTATCTTACAGGTGTCCTAATTGTAATAACCGTTTAGAATCAGTAGAAGAAGAGTATGTTTGTGATTTCTGCGGTGAAACTGCGGAAGAGCCAAAATATCTGCTCATGCTTCCTGCAAGAATTGCTGATGACACTGGAGAAATTAGAGTAACCTTCTTTGGAAAACAGGCTGAAAGACTGTTGGGCATGACCACTCCAGAAGTGGCAGATATAATTGCCAAAAGTGCAGATGAAGGTGCTTTAGAAGACAAAGTAGAAGATTTAAATGGATTGCATATAACGGTTATCGGTGATGCTAAATTTGATGAATATAATGAAGAAATACGCTTAAATCCTAAAAAAATCCTCGAATTTGAATTATAA
- the radA gene encoding DNA repair and recombination protein RadA, translated as MVELEDLPNVGEKTAQKLRDAGFADMMRLATATAKELSVKAEIGEGVAEKVIEAARKSEQIDFETALDVMERRKEIGRINTGSEGLNELIGGGIETQAITEVFGEFGSGKSQISHELAVTIQLPPEQGGLDAECVFIDTENTFRPERIEQIAAGFELDMEEVLQKIHIARAFNSSHQILMAEKVNELIQSGTNIRLVIVDSLTAHFRAEYVGREALASRQQKLNQHLHTLQNLANTYNTAVFVTNQVQARPDAFFGSPTKAIGGHVLGHAATYRVWLKKGLAGKRIARLVDSPHLPEGESVFKITTEGIVD; from the coding sequence ATGGTAGAATTAGAAGATTTGCCTAATGTAGGCGAAAAAACTGCCCAAAAACTTCGAGACGCTGGATTCGCGGACATGATGCGGCTGGCCACAGCTACAGCTAAAGAATTATCTGTTAAAGCAGAAATTGGTGAAGGTGTTGCTGAGAAAGTAATTGAAGCAGCCAGAAAATCAGAACAAATTGATTTTGAAACAGCTTTAGATGTAATGGAAAGGCGAAAAGAAATTGGTCGTATAAACACGGGAAGCGAAGGATTAAACGAGCTAATAGGTGGTGGAATAGAAACTCAGGCCATCACTGAAGTTTTCGGTGAATTCGGATCTGGTAAAAGTCAAATTTCGCACGAATTAGCTGTTACAATTCAATTACCTCCAGAACAGGGAGGTTTAGATGCGGAATGTGTCTTTATAGATACTGAAAATACTTTCCGTCCAGAAAGAATCGAGCAAATTGCAGCTGGTTTTGAACTGGATATGGAGGAAGTTTTACAAAAAATCCACATTGCACGTGCATTTAACTCCAGTCACCAGATATTAATGGCTGAAAAAGTTAATGAATTAATTCAAAGTGGAACCAATATCCGCCTGGTTATAGTGGACTCCTTAACTGCTCACTTTAGAGCTGAATATGTTGGAAGGGAAGCTTTAGCATCCAGACAGCAAAAATTGAACCAGCATTTGCACACTCTGCAAAATCTTGCTAACACCTATAACACTGCAGTTTTTGTAACTAACCAGGTCCAGGCCAGGCCAGATGCTTTCTTTGGAAGCCCTACTAAGGCTATTGGTGGTCACGTACTAGGTCACGCAGCTACTTATCGAGTATGGTTGAAGAAAGGATTAGCTGGTAAGAGAATTGCTCGTTTGGTGGACAGTCCTCACTTACCTGAAGGTGAAAGTGTCTTTAAGATCACTACAGAAGGTATTGTGGATTAA
- a CDS encoding transporter, whose product MDLKLIETILAIIIMVFLGYGMRMSGLLKYGDAKSLNKIVVNLAIPSLIFMALYRIDISVIPSLIPIPLICILIGLISGLIAYFWGKMKGYSKKTLWSIMLPVIMLNSGFLGYPIALGVFGVNGLVRAIFYDLGSILVFIGLGIILLAIFGGSKRDVLNRAMLFPPLWSIILGLMANYFNFPIGFVLSDVLTFLSGAAIPLIMISLGLSMELKGIKEHLTDAAFVSVARLIISPALAVLIVSIFGLGGLERTVTIMEAAMPSAMLSVVLAITYDLDIKLTASCVFFSTILSLITLPLVLSIL is encoded by the coding sequence ATGGATCTCAAATTAATAGAAACAATTCTAGCCATAATTATAATGGTATTTTTAGGATATGGTATGAGGATGTCAGGATTATTAAAATATGGTGATGCTAAATCTCTAAATAAAATCGTGGTTAATCTGGCCATTCCTTCCCTGATTTTTATGGCCCTGTATCGGATTGATATTTCTGTAATTCCTTCTTTAATACCCATACCTTTAATATGTATTTTGATAGGTTTAATTTCGGGTTTAATAGCTTATTTCTGGGGAAAAATGAAAGGATACTCCAAAAAAACCCTTTGGAGTATAATGCTGCCAGTTATAATGTTAAATTCTGGTTTTTTAGGATATCCCATAGCTCTTGGTGTTTTTGGAGTTAATGGTCTGGTAAGGGCTATATTTTATGACTTGGGATCTATTCTGGTTTTTATTGGTTTGGGAATAATTCTTTTAGCTATTTTTGGGGGAAGTAAGAGAGATGTTTTAAATAGGGCTATGCTATTTCCACCATTATGGAGTATAATTTTAGGACTCATGGCCAATTATTTCAATTTCCCTATTGGCTTTGTGCTTTCTGATGTCCTTACTTTTTTATCAGGAGCAGCCATACCACTTATAATGATATCTTTAGGTCTTTCTATGGAATTGAAAGGAATTAAAGAACATTTAACTGATGCTGCATTTGTAAGTGTAGCAAGACTGATAATTTCACCCGCTTTAGCTGTTTTAATTGTATCTATTTTTGGTTTAGGTGGCTTAGAGCGGACAGTAACTATCATGGAGGCAGCTATGCCTTCGGCTATGCTCAGTGTGGTACTGGCTATTACTTATGATTTAGACATAAAACTTACTGCATCATGCGTATTCTTCAGTACAATTCTGAGTTTAATCACTTTACCACTGGTATTAAGCATCCTATAA
- a CDS encoding disulfide reductase — protein sequence MAEEKKDQTMEEPKVGVYVCHCGINIGGVVDVPAVAEYAKTLPNVVLANDYKYYCSDPGQLEIQKDIKELGLNRVVMAACSPRLHEPTFRRAVEEAGLNPYLFEFANLREHDSWVHQNEPEAATQKAKDLVRMAVAKARLLEPLEASIVDVNNKAMVIGGGVAGIQAALDLADMGFKTYMIEKQPTIGGRMGQLDKTFPTLDCSMCILAPKMVDVGKHENIELITYAEVKEVHGYIGNFTVKVEKKPRYIDEDLCVGCGSCVEVCPIEMPNYFDEGIGMVKAAYIPFPQAVPLCATIDKDYCIECKLCDQICERGAVKHDQEPEEIELDLGTIIVATGYDPYDPTEKLEYGYGSHANVITGMELERQINASGPTEGKVIKPSDGEKPKRVAFIHCVGSRDEKIGKPYCSRVCCMYAMKNAQLIKDKMPDTEIVLYYMDIRAFGKGFEEFYKRSQEKYGIKFVRGRPAEVLENQDLTLTVRAEDTLLGKVTEYDYDMVVLGVGLVPPEGSEDLRQTIGLSKSADGFLMEAHPKLRPVDTLTDGVYLAGVAQGPKDIPDAVAQGSGAAARAAIPMVKGKVAIEPIIATTDLDVCGGCEVCIELCPYGAIERADEQVSVNVALCKGCGTCVAACPSGAMDQQHFKTEQIFAQIEAAINEPSK from the coding sequence ATGGCAGAAGAAAAAAAAGACCAAACCATGGAAGAACCAAAGGTTGGTGTTTACGTATGTCACTGTGGTATAAACATCGGTGGTGTGGTAGATGTACCAGCAGTTGCAGAATACGCTAAGACTTTACCTAATGTGGTTCTCGCTAACGACTATAAATATTATTGTTCTGATCCAGGACAATTAGAAATTCAAAAGGACATTAAAGAACTAGGATTAAACCGAGTAGTTATGGCTGCTTGTTCTCCAAGGCTCCACGAACCTACATTCAGAAGAGCTGTGGAAGAAGCTGGATTAAATCCCTACTTGTTCGAGTTTGCAAACTTACGTGAGCACGACTCTTGGGTACACCAAAATGAACCAGAAGCTGCTACTCAAAAAGCTAAAGATTTAGTTCGAATGGCCGTAGCAAAAGCTCGACTATTAGAACCTCTAGAAGCTTCTATAGTAGATGTAAATAACAAAGCTATGGTTATTGGTGGAGGAGTAGCTGGTATTCAAGCTGCACTCGATTTAGCTGATATGGGATTCAAAACCTACATGATAGAAAAACAACCTACCATCGGTGGAAGAATGGGTCAGCTGGATAAGACCTTCCCAACTCTCGATTGTTCCATGTGTATCCTCGCTCCAAAAATGGTGGACGTAGGTAAACACGAAAACATCGAACTCATTACTTACGCAGAAGTTAAAGAAGTACACGGTTACATCGGTAACTTCACTGTAAAAGTAGAGAAAAAACCAAGATACATAGACGAAGACCTATGTGTTGGATGCGGTTCTTGTGTAGAAGTATGCCCTATTGAAATGCCTAACTACTTTGATGAAGGTATCGGTATGGTTAAAGCAGCATACATCCCATTCCCACAAGCTGTACCACTATGCGCAACCATAGATAAAGACTACTGTATCGAATGTAAACTCTGTGATCAGATTTGTGAACGGGGAGCTGTTAAACACGATCAAGAACCAGAAGAAATTGAACTCGATCTCGGTACCATTATCGTAGCAACTGGTTACGACCCATACGACCCAACTGAAAAGTTAGAATATGGTTACGGTAGCCACGCTAACGTGATTACTGGTATGGAACTGGAAAGACAGATCAACGCATCCGGACCTACTGAAGGAAAAGTTATCAAACCTTCCGATGGTGAAAAACCAAAACGTGTGGCCTTTATCCACTGTGTTGGTTCCCGGGATGAGAAGATCGGTAAACCTTACTGTTCCCGTGTGTGCTGTATGTACGCCATGAAGAACGCTCAGTTAATTAAGGACAAAATGCCTGACACTGAAATAGTTCTCTACTACATGGATATTCGTGCATTCGGTAAAGGATTCGAAGAGTTCTACAAACGATCCCAAGAAAAATACGGAATCAAGTTCGTCAGAGGACGACCTGCTGAAGTACTGGAAAACCAAGACCTTACTCTCACTGTTAGAGCAGAAGACACCTTACTCGGTAAAGTAACCGAATACGACTATGATATGGTTGTTTTAGGTGTAGGTTTAGTACCTCCAGAAGGATCCGAAGATTTAAGACAGACCATTGGTCTATCTAAGTCTGCTGACGGTTTCCTCATGGAAGCTCACCCAAAACTAAGGCCAGTTGACACCTTAACTGATGGTGTATACCTTGCTGGTGTTGCCCAAGGTCCTAAGGATATTCCTGATGCTGTAGCTCAGGGATCTGGTGCTGCTGCTAGAGCAGCTATCCCTATGGTTAAAGGAAAAGTGGCCATTGAGCCTATCATTGCTACCACCGACCTTGACGTTTGTGGTGGATGTGAAGTTTGTATCGAACTATGCCCATACGGTGCTATAGAGCGAGCAGATGAACAAGTAAGTGTAAATGTAGCTCTATGTAAAGGATGCGGTACCTGTGTAGCAGCCTGCCCATCTGGAGCAATGGATCAACAGCACTTTAAGACTGAGCAAATATTTGCTCAAATTGAAGCTGCTATTAATGAACCATCAAAATAA
- a CDS encoding serine hydroxymethyltransferase, which produces MSENQNYVQEIRNIMKEHNQWMENSMNLIASENITSSAVKEAMVSDLSHRYAEGLPCDRLYEGCHLIDNIENITIDLSKKLFNAEHVNVQPTSGVVANLACFFAFANINDPMMAMEVPYGGHISHAKVSAAGIRGLKVHTHPFNQETMNIDADAMKKQILEIKPKIVLLGGSLFLFPHPVEEAREAADEVGAKVMYDGAHVLGLIAGGCFQDPLKEGADLLVGSTHKTFPGPQGGIILCKEELKEKIDEAVFPGVVSNHHLHHVAGLGISTAEMLEFGQDYAQQIVKNAQVLAQNLHELGFNVLCEDLGFTESHQVAMDVSDIGRAAELSKRLESNNIILNKNLLPWDNVNRSDDPSGIRVGTQELTRRGMKESEMSEVAEFIKKVAVDNLNVKEEVTEFMSNYTKVNYAFSNDEAYKYIEI; this is translated from the coding sequence ATGTCTGAAAATCAAAATTACGTTCAAGAAATACGAAATATTATGAAAGAGCACAATCAGTGGATGGAAAATAGTATGAATCTCATTGCCAGTGAGAATATCACTAGTTCTGCTGTTAAAGAGGCTATGGTCTCTGATTTGTCCCACAGATATGCAGAAGGCCTTCCCTGTGATAGACTATATGAAGGGTGTCATCTCATTGATAATATTGAAAACATAACTATTGACCTATCTAAAAAGCTTTTCAATGCAGAACATGTCAATGTACAACCAACTTCGGGTGTTGTAGCTAATTTAGCCTGTTTTTTTGCCTTTGCCAATATAAATGACCCTATGATGGCCATGGAAGTACCATACGGTGGCCACATATCTCATGCTAAAGTTAGTGCCGCGGGTATAAGGGGATTAAAAGTTCATACTCATCCTTTTAATCAAGAAACCATGAATATTGATGCGGATGCTATGAAAAAGCAAATTTTGGAGATTAAGCCAAAAATTGTTTTATTAGGCGGTAGCTTATTTTTATTCCCTCACCCTGTAGAAGAAGCCCGTGAGGCTGCTGATGAAGTAGGAGCCAAAGTAATGTATGATGGGGCTCATGTTCTGGGATTAATTGCTGGAGGATGCTTCCAGGACCCATTAAAAGAAGGTGCAGATCTTCTGGTGGGAAGTACTCATAAAACCTTCCCAGGACCTCAAGGCGGAATTATCCTTTGTAAAGAAGAATTAAAGGAAAAAATTGACGAAGCAGTTTTCCCGGGTGTAGTAAGTAATCATCACCTGCACCACGTGGCTGGTTTAGGAATTTCTACCGCAGAAATGTTGGAATTTGGTCAGGACTATGCTCAACAAATAGTCAAAAATGCCCAAGTCCTGGCCCAAAACCTTCATGAACTAGGATTCAATGTGTTATGTGAAGATCTTGGATTTACTGAGTCTCACCAAGTGGCTATGGATGTTTCTGATATTGGAAGAGCAGCAGAACTTTCAAAACGCCTGGAAAGTAACAATATAATTCTGAACAAGAATCTACTCCCATGGGATAATGTTAACCGGTCTGATGATCCATCAGGTATTAGGGTTGGAACTCAAGAGCTCACCAGAAGAGGAATGAAAGAATCTGAAATGAGTGAAGTGGCTGAATTCATTAAAAAAGTAGCTGTTGACAACTTAAATGTTAAAGAAGAAGTTACTGAGTTCATGAGCAATTACACTAAAGTAAATTATGCCTTTTCAAATGATGAGGCCTACAAATACATAGAAATTTAA
- a CDS encoding PBS lyase, with amino-acid sequence MAEEMKRIDFLVKELENGEWNDREDAAELLAEVGDPRAIDPLIKALEDEDFHVREAAALALGTFDDSKPTPNLIKLLKDESPGVRYAGALSLSMIGDERALEELENSKDDENEVVQKVARLAISEIKKKST; translated from the coding sequence ATGGCTGAAGAAATGAAAAGAATTGATTTTCTCGTTAAAGAACTGGAAAATGGTGAATGGAATGATAGGGAGGATGCAGCAGAGCTTTTAGCTGAAGTTGGAGACCCTAGGGCAATAGATCCACTCATAAAAGCCCTAGAAGATGAAGATTTCCATGTTAGGGAGGCTGCAGCTCTTGCTTTAGGCACCTTTGATGATTCTAAACCTACACCTAACTTGATTAAACTTTTAAAAGACGAAAGTCCTGGCGTTAGGTACGCTGGTGCCCTTAGTTTGTCAATGATTGGAGATGAGAGGGCTCTTGAGGAATTGGAAAATTCAAAAGATGATGAAAATGAAGTGGTTCAAAAAGTAGCACGGCTAGCTATTTCAGAGATTAAAAAGAAATCCACTTAA